In Streptomyces chartreusis NRRL 3882, the following are encoded in one genomic region:
- a CDS encoding S1 family peptidase, whose product MRKPLAAAFCALAIAGAGAAPATAAEAAPTGVGKVADTGAVTSAVSDVVTSAAETVSGITNPAPKGVNFAGTVALSNCSGSVVRMPDSEADDPALVMTNGHCLDSGFPAPGEVLVDKASSRTFGLLNASGSRVATLRAAKLAYGTMTDTDVAFYQLTTSYAQIKSSYGISPLTLNDTHPVAGTAISIPSGYWKRIYSCDIDGFAHRLKEGDWTWKDSVRYTSACNTIGGTSGSPVVDQATGKVVAINNTGNEDGERCTVNNPCEVDASGNVTVRKGINYGQETYQIPACFGIDNKLDLSASGCTLPRP is encoded by the coding sequence ATGAGAAAACCTCTCGCAGCCGCGTTCTGCGCCCTGGCGATAGCCGGGGCCGGCGCGGCTCCCGCGACCGCTGCCGAGGCCGCCCCCACGGGCGTCGGCAAGGTCGCGGACACGGGCGCGGTCACGTCCGCCGTCTCGGACGTGGTCACGTCCGCAGCGGAGACCGTGTCCGGGATCACCAACCCGGCGCCCAAGGGCGTGAACTTCGCCGGCACGGTCGCGCTCAGCAACTGCTCCGGCTCCGTCGTCCGCATGCCGGACTCCGAGGCCGACGACCCGGCGCTGGTGATGACCAACGGCCACTGCCTGGACAGCGGCTTCCCCGCACCCGGCGAGGTGCTCGTCGACAAGGCCTCCAGCCGCACCTTCGGCCTGCTCAACGCCTCCGGCTCGCGCGTCGCGACCCTGCGCGCCGCCAAGCTCGCGTACGGCACGATGACCGACACGGACGTCGCGTTCTACCAGCTCACCACCAGCTACGCGCAGATCAAGAGCTCGTACGGCATCAGCCCGCTGACGCTGAACGACACGCACCCGGTCGCCGGCACCGCCATCAGCATCCCCTCCGGCTACTGGAAGCGGATCTACAGCTGCGACATCGACGGGTTCGCGCACCGCCTGAAGGAGGGCGACTGGACCTGGAAGGACTCGGTCCGTTACACCTCCGCCTGCAACACCATCGGCGGCACGTCCGGCTCGCCCGTCGTCGACCAGGCCACCGGCAAGGTCGTCGCCATCAACAACACCGGCAACGAGGACGGCGAGCGCTGCACGGTGAACAACCCCTGTGAGGTCGACGCGAGCGGCAACGTGACGGTCCGCAAGGGCATCAACTACGGCCAGGAGACCTATCAGATCCCGGCCTGCTTCGGCATCGACAACAAGCTCGACCTGAGCGCGAGCGGCTGCACCCTGCCCAGGCCGTAA